In the genome of Candidatus Margulisiibacteriota bacterium, the window ACATTTTACATAGCAAATCATCACCACTGGAAAAAAAGGGAACACCTTCATCTTTTTTATTGGTTTCAATTCTATCTGTCACTTGTTCTAACAAGCATCTAATTTTTCCCTTAATTGATGAACCAGGAATATATGGCTGATTATTTAAAAGATTTTTTATTACTGGAGAATCTATTCCTCCAATATGCACTTCATCATTACCTGCACCAATATGTAACCCACTCTCTAAAACAATTGATCCTTTTATCTCTATAAATTTACTTAATTTCATCTTTACCTCCTAGTTACCAAAATAAGCAATAACTGCTTCATATAAACTACAAAATACTTTAAAATCTTGAACATCATTTACTTCATTCAGGCTGTTTGTAATAAATAACACAAAATTGTCTCCTCGGATATGTTTCCTTGATCTAGCATAAGCGACCTTAGCTCTAAGCATATTTAAATATGGTTTTTGTCGTTCAAACTCTAATTCAATATTTTCTGAACTATTTATTTTAGATTTTATTGTTAACACATCATTATAAAATTTTCTTATTTGATTTTTATCCAATTCCTTTTCAATTTTTTCCCACTTATTCACACTTGTAAGACTAATAACTATTTCTTCTGCTTTCTTTGAAAACAATTCAGCATTTACTATGCCTTTCTCTTTGTCCTTCCAAAACTCCATACCTCTACCTCCTTTTAATCTCGTTCTTCATATAACATTTTACTTAAAGGGATATTTAATTTTTTTCCCCAAGTCTCAATTTGTTTATCAAAACCATCTCGACTATTTTTCCCCTGTTCGTCAAAAACACCCAATAAATAATTTCTTGTTTCCATATT includes:
- the csm2 gene encoding type III-A CRISPR-associated protein Csm2, which translates into the protein MEFWKDKEKGIVNAELFSKKAEEIVISLTSVNKWEKIEKELDKNQIRKFYNDVLTIKSKINSSENIELEFERQKPYLNMLRAKVAYARSRKHIRGDNFVLFITNSLNEVNDVQDFKVFCSLYEAVIAYFGN